The Enterobacter mori genomic interval TATCGACATCTACCACGCGCGCATCAAGGCGTTTCACGTGAAGGATGCCGAGTTCCGCCCCAGCGGGCGCAGCGGCGTCTACGGCGGCTACCAGCCGTGGATAAACCGCGCCGGACGCTTTCGCTCACCGGGCGACGGGCAGATCGACTTCAACGGCATTTTCAGCAAGCTGACCCAGTATGACTATGACGGCTGGGCGGTGCTGGAGTGGGAGTGCTGCCTGAAGGACGGCGAAACCGGCGCGAGGGAAGGCGGCGAGTTTATCCGCCGCCATATCATCCCGGTCTCCGGGCGCGCGTTTGATGATTTCGCCGCAGGAGGAAAGCATGATTAACGTCGGGATTATTGGCAGCGGCTTTATCGGCCCGGCGCATATCGAGGCGCTCAGGCGCCTCGGGTTTGTGCAGGTGGTTGCTCTGTGCGACGGAACCCTTACGCAAGCGCAGGAAAAGGCGCGTGCCTTGAATGTGCCGCATGCCTACGGCAGCGTTGAGGAACTGCTCGCGCACCCCGAGCTGCACGTGGTGCACAACTGCACGCCGAACCATCTGCATGCGGAGATTAACCGCAAGATCCTGCGCGCGGGCAAGCACGTGTTTTCTGAAAAACCGTTGTGCATGACCCCGGACGAGGCGCGCGAGCTGGTGGCGCTGGCGGAGCAGGCGGGCGTGGTGCACGGCGTAAGTTTTGTCTATCGCCAGTTTGCGATGGTACGTCAGGCGGCGAGCATGATGCGCGCGGGCGCTCTCGGACGGCTGTTCGCCTCTCACGGCAGCTACCTGCAGGACTGGATGCTGCTGGAAACCGACTACAACTGGCGGGTGGACGCCGCGCTCGGCGGCGCATCGCGCGCGGTGGCGGACATTGGCTCCCACTGGTGCGACACGGTGCAGTTCGTCACCGGGCGACGCATTACCGAGGTGATGGCCGATCTCGCCATCGTCTGGCCGACGCGCAGGGCGAACGTGGCGGGCAGTCAGACCTTCACCCACGACGAACATGCGCAGTATGAAGACAAGCCGGTCACCACCGAAGACTTCGGCTCGGTGCTGTTCCGCTTCGACGACGGCAGCAAGGGCAGCTTTAGCGTTTCTCAGGTGAGCGCGGGGCGTAAAAATCGCCTGACGTTTGAGATCAACGGCAGCGAGCGGTCGGTGGCATGGGATCAAGAGGTGCCGCAGCAGCTGTGGGTCGGTCATCGCGCGCAGGCTAACCAGACGCTCACCGACGATCCGGGTCTGATGAGCCCTGACGTGGCCGACAGCGCCCACTTCCCCGGCGGACATATCGAAGGCTGGCCGGA includes:
- a CDS encoding Gfo/Idh/MocA family protein is translated as MINVGIIGSGFIGPAHIEALRRLGFVQVVALCDGTLTQAQEKARALNVPHAYGSVEELLAHPELHVVHNCTPNHLHAEINRKILRAGKHVFSEKPLCMTPDEARELVALAEQAGVVHGVSFVYRQFAMVRQAASMMRAGALGRLFASHGSYLQDWMLLETDYNWRVDAALGGASRAVADIGSHWCDTVQFVTGRRITEVMADLAIVWPTRRANVAGSQTFTHDEHAQYEDKPVTTEDFGSVLFRFDDGSKGSFSVSQVSAGRKNRLTFEINGSERSVAWDQEVPQQLWVGHRAQANQTLTDDPGLMSPDVADSAHFPGGHIEGWPDAFKNMMMQFYRAVEAGAMPETPQFATFHDGANVMHIIDAIVKSHQQQRWVRVAQ